The following proteins are co-located in the Triticum aestivum cultivar Chinese Spring chromosome 1A, IWGSC CS RefSeq v2.1, whole genome shotgun sequence genome:
- the LOC123184962 gene encoding uncharacterized protein → MPEPPAATAPTAREHVLPPHLESLVIGDCAGMLGGTLCLPAPLKRMYIIGNSGLTSLECLSGEHPPSLEFLFLERCSTLASLPNEPHVYSSLGYLEIRGCPAIKKLPRCLQQQLGSIDDKYLDARYEVMALKPETWKEIPRLVRERRKAAQEAKILWQSMHE, encoded by the exons ATGCCAGAGCCACCAGCAGCAACAGCACCAACTGCAAGAGAGCATGTACTTCCTCCCCATCTCGAATCACTAGTAATAGGGGACTGTGCTGGCATGTTGGGTGGGACTCTTTGTCTGCCTGCACCCCTCAAGAGAATGTACATTATTGGCAACAGTGGATTGACATCGCTGGAGTGTCTGTCGGGAGAGCACCCCCCATCGCTGGAATTCCTTTTTCTTGAAAGATGCAGTACCCTGGCATCCCTGCCGAATGAGCCGCACGTATACAGTTCTCTCGGGTATCTTGAAATTAGAGGCTGCCCTGCTATAAAGAAGCTCCCTAGAtgcctgcagcagcagctgggcagcATTGACGACAAATATCTAGATGCCCGGTATGAAG TGATGGCACTTAAACCGGAGACATGGAAGGAGATACCAAGGCTAGTCCGTGAGCGGAGGAAGGCCGCTCAAGAAGCCAAGATACTCTGGCAGTCCATGCATGAGTAG